A region from the Desulfoglaeba alkanexedens ALDC genome encodes:
- the cooS gene encoding anaerobic carbon-monoxide dehydrogenase catalytic subunit: protein MAEEKKAKQYNFRDFSMCEATVQMLEKAAADGVETAFQRAAEMKPCPIGADSACCKHCFMGPCRLNPKDPYAKVGVCGATIDTIAARNFARMVASGCAAHTDHGMSMLDVFREVVNGRIADYKIKDEEKLRTVAESIGIETAGREVKEIALDLYHELERTYTQVEGEIPFVKRVPPKTVETWRKLGIVPRGSMREIMEIMHRTHIGVDQHYENIVKQCSRTALADGWGGSMVATEISDILFGTPKPLVGGVNMGFLKEDHVNVIVHGHEPNLFESMIDSVNDPALVEKAKEAGAAGINLVGMCCSGAEVLSRHGVPHVGNFMSTEVVIATGAVDAMAVDVQCIKQGLSTMAKCYGTKFFTTNPRAKIEGAEHIEFHEHTPRSCTDKVVQLAIERYKNRPGRVVIPQRRDMGIHGFSHEYISYMLGGTFRGSYVPLNENIINGRIRGLAGVVGCTNPRVRHDYVHVEVVKELIRNNVLVVQTGCSQIALAKAGLMKPDAAVLAGDGLAEVCETVGMPPVLGLGSCVDNSRILIACAEMVRTGGLGESIADLPVAGAAPEWMSEKAISIGHYFVASGLYTVFGVGFPAIKGTKFHKLLFEGLEELGCGKWGFAEDPIEMAHLMISHIDKKREALGIMGERERKLFGMEDRRAMEV from the coding sequence GAGATGAAGCCGTGCCCGATCGGTGCGGATTCGGCCTGCTGCAAGCATTGTTTCATGGGTCCGTGCCGTTTGAATCCCAAGGATCCGTATGCGAAGGTGGGGGTGTGCGGGGCAACTATCGACACCATTGCGGCGCGGAACTTTGCGCGGATGGTGGCGTCTGGGTGTGCCGCGCACACGGACCACGGGATGAGCATGCTGGATGTGTTCCGGGAGGTTGTAAACGGAAGGATCGCCGACTACAAGATCAAGGACGAAGAGAAGCTCCGGACGGTGGCGGAGAGCATCGGCATCGAGACGGCGGGCCGGGAGGTGAAGGAGATCGCCTTGGATCTCTATCACGAGCTGGAGCGGACCTACACGCAGGTGGAAGGCGAGATTCCGTTCGTCAAGCGGGTGCCGCCGAAGACGGTTGAGACCTGGCGGAAGCTGGGGATCGTTCCGCGGGGGTCCATGCGCGAGATCATGGAGATCATGCACCGGACCCACATAGGGGTGGACCAGCACTACGAAAACATCGTGAAGCAGTGTTCGCGGACGGCGCTCGCCGACGGCTGGGGCGGTTCGATGGTGGCCACCGAGATTTCGGACATCCTTTTCGGGACGCCGAAGCCGTTGGTAGGGGGCGTGAACATGGGGTTTTTGAAGGAAGACCACGTGAACGTCATCGTGCACGGCCACGAACCGAACCTGTTCGAGTCCATGATCGATTCGGTCAACGACCCGGCGCTCGTCGAGAAGGCAAAGGAAGCGGGAGCCGCCGGGATCAACCTTGTGGGGATGTGCTGCTCGGGGGCGGAGGTATTAAGCCGTCACGGGGTGCCGCATGTGGGGAACTTCATGAGCACGGAAGTCGTCATCGCCACGGGGGCGGTGGACGCCATGGCGGTGGACGTCCAGTGTATCAAGCAGGGGCTTTCGACCATGGCCAAATGCTACGGGACGAAGTTTTTCACCACCAATCCGCGGGCGAAGATCGAAGGGGCGGAACACATCGAGTTCCATGAACACACGCCGCGTTCGTGCACCGACAAGGTGGTGCAGCTGGCCATCGAGCGGTACAAGAACCGGCCAGGGCGGGTGGTGATCCCGCAGCGGCGTGACATGGGGATCCACGGGTTTTCGCACGAATATATCAGCTACATGCTGGGCGGGACCTTCCGCGGTTCGTACGTGCCCCTCAATGAAAACATCATCAACGGCCGGATCCGAGGCCTCGCAGGGGTTGTGGGCTGCACCAACCCGCGGGTGAGGCACGACTACGTGCACGTCGAAGTGGTCAAGGAACTGATCCGCAACAACGTGCTGGTGGTGCAGACGGGCTGCTCGCAGATTGCCCTCGCCAAAGCGGGCCTCATGAAACCCGATGCGGCGGTGTTGGCTGGAGACGGCCTGGCGGAAGTGTGCGAAACGGTGGGGATGCCGCCGGTTCTGGGGCTGGGCTCCTGCGTGGACAACAGCCGGATCCTCATCGCCTGCGCCGAGATGGTCCGTACCGGCGGCCTGGGCGAAAGCATTGCGGATCTTCCAGTTGCGGGGGCGGCCCCCGAGTGGATGAGCGAGAAGGCCATCAGCATCGGCCACTATTTCGTGGCCTCGGGGCTGTACACGGTCTTCGGCGTGGGCTTCCCCGCCATAAAAGGGACGAAGTTCCACAAGCTCCTCTTCGAAGGCCTGGAAGAACTGGGCTGCGGCAAATGGGGCTTCGCGGAAGATCCCATCGAAATGGCTCACCTCATGATCTCGCACATCGACAAAAAGCGCGAA